The following are from one region of the Novosphingobium humi genome:
- the lepB gene encoding signal peptidase I yields the protein MSQAEPATKPGAKPEKQEENFFVFLIKLVVIVAVFRSFIFSPFNIPSESMLPRLVNGDYLLAAKWPYGYSRYSMPFSLPLIPSRILATQPKRGDVVIFKAPPTNQDDWIKRVIGLPGDTIQMKGGVLYINGNAVPKQRIEDFEIAVSPNTSCYQPRYGMSVNYETVKDGKTICHYPQYRETLPADNGKPGKSYNVLDMETTPQDNTMPYIVPEGALFLMGDDRDNSQDSRFPVEVGGIGYVPQGNLVGRATIVMWSTDGSVSWYKPWTWLTAARWNRIGGTF from the coding sequence ATGAGCCAAGCCGAACCCGCCACCAAGCCCGGCGCCAAACCGGAAAAACAGGAGGAGAACTTTTTCGTTTTCCTTATCAAGCTGGTGGTGATCGTTGCTGTGTTCCGCAGCTTCATCTTCTCGCCCTTTAACATCCCCAGCGAATCGATGCTGCCGCGTCTGGTCAATGGCGACTATTTGCTGGCCGCCAAATGGCCCTATGGCTATTCGCGCTATTCGATGCCCTTCAGCCTGCCGCTGATCCCGAGCCGCATTCTGGCCACCCAGCCCAAGCGCGGCGATGTGGTGATCTTCAAGGCTCCGCCGACCAATCAGGATGACTGGATCAAGCGCGTGATCGGCCTGCCGGGCGACACGATCCAGATGAAGGGCGGCGTCCTCTACATCAACGGCAATGCCGTGCCCAAGCAGAGAATCGAGGATTTCGAGATCGCCGTCTCGCCCAACACCTCCTGCTATCAGCCGCGCTATGGCATGAGCGTCAATTACGAGACGGTGAAGGACGGCAAGACCATCTGTCACTATCCGCAATATCGCGAAACGCTGCCCGCCGATAACGGGAAACCGGGCAAGTCGTATAACGTGCTCGATATGGAAACCACGCCGCAGGACAATACAATGCCTTATATCGTGCCCGAAGGCGCGCTGTTCCTGATGGGCGATGACCGCGACAATTCGCAGGACAGCCGTTTCCCGGTCGAAGTGGGCGGCATCGGCTATGTGCCCCAGGGCAATCTGGTGGGCCGCGCCACCATCGTGATGTGGTCGACCGACGGCTCGG